The genomic segment GCGCCGCCGTATCGGCCAGTTGCACGAGGCCCTGGGACGGCGCGGCGACGAGCTGGAGGCGGAGAGCCGGCTGGCTTTCGTCGGCGAGCGGCTCCGCGGGCACCTGCGGCCCCGGGCCCGTGTCTCAGGCCCGGAGCCGGGCCGGGGAGTGGCGCACAGCCTGCGCGAACTGCTCGACGCGCGCGTGCCGGACGGCGTGACGCTGGAGGAGGCCGCACGGGAAGTGCGGGCCCACCCCACCCACCTGGTGCGCGCGTTCAGCGCGGCCTTCGGCATCGCCCCGCACCAGTACCTGATGGCCCGCAGGGTCGAGCGGGCCCGGCGGCTCCTCCTCGACGGCAGCCCGCCCGCCGCGGTGGCCACCGAGGTCGGCTTCTACGACCAGGCCCACCTGAACCGGCACTTCAAACGGATCGTGGGCATTCCGCCCGGCCGCTACGCCTCGGCGACGACGAAGCGCGCCCCGTCGGGATCACTGAGAACGGCCTCCGCCGACCCCGCTCCGCCCTGAAGAACCATCCCGCCGTGCGCCTGCGCCGCCTCGGCGCACGCCCCCACGTCCGCGACCGTGAAGTGGACCTGCCAGTGCGGCCGGATCGCGGGATCGGGCGCGGACTCCACGGCGCCCGAGTGAATGCGGGCCACCACGTCGCCCTGGTTGCGCAGCACGACCTTCTCGTCCTCGTAGTGCACCTCGCAGCAGCCCGCCTCCGACGCCCAGTCGAGGACTTCCGCGTAGAAGATGGCCGCGTCGAACGCGTTGCGGGTGTAGAGCTCCACGAAGACCGGGGCCGCGCGGCGCCACTGCTCCCAGTTGTTGATGAGCTGGCCCTCCCAGACGCCGAAGGCCGCCCCGTCGCGGTCGGCCAGGAGCGCCGCCCGTCCCGGTGGGAACGAGATGGGCCCGACGGCGGTGGTCCCGCCCCGCTCCTGGCTGCGGGCCACCGTCTCGTTGGCGTCGGCCGTCGCGAAGAAGGGTGTCCACGCCACCGCCGCGTGCCCCATGGCCTCCACGACGGAGACGCCCGCCACCGGGAGCCCGTCCACGCTCGCGAACCTGTACTGATCGCCCAGCTTGCCGATGCGCCAGTCCCACCCCAGCACGGCGTGGTAGAACTCCTGCGCGGCGAGCAGGTCGCGGGTGGTCAGGCTGACCCAGCAGGGCGCGCCGGCCACCGTGCCGCTGGCGACACGCTCGTCGGCAGGTGTCTCATAGCTGTTCATCTTTGTACCGTTCTGAGGTCGACCGGGCTGGTATGTCCCTTCGGCTTCATCATCCCCACGGTCGGGCCCCGCGTCGCGCTGTGCCGGGTCAGACCTGCGTGACCAGCATCCACACGACGCCCGCCAAGAAGATCACCCCGATCGCCCGTTCCATCGCGTACCCCTTGGCGGTGGGTTCGGTCGCGTCGGGATCCTTCACCCAGCCCCGCTGGAGGTTCCTGTTGACCTTCCATAAGAGCTGCGGGCGTACCACCTGCACCAATCCCATGATCAAGAAGAGGCACAGCAGCGGGACGACGGCCGGATGTGCATCAGAAGCGGCTTGAACTACCCCATCGTGATTCATGGACTCCGGCTGCCCTGACATCGACACGGAAAACGGCGCGGCCGGGCGTGGCGGGTGTGTGACGGCGAAAGGCCCGGGGTACCCGGGGAAACCGCCGCCCCCGTGGCGGTCCCGTGGCGGTACGCACGACAGTGTGCGCAGCCTGGGAGAGAACACGTGCTCGATGTCCACCATTTTTCGTGGTGGACCACCTCGTAGAAAGAATCGCGATGCGCGCCTTGTCGTTGGTCTGCACCCTGAACTCGTCCCCCACGCCCTCCAGCAGCCAGTTGCTCTCGGACCAGGTGATGCGCGAGCTCGAAAAGCTCGACGTGACGACCGAGACGGTCCGTGTGGCCGACCACAATGTGCTCCCCGGCATGGGCATCGACCTGGGGGAGGGCGACGACTGGCCGACCCTGCGGGAGAAGGTCCTCCAGGCCGACATCCTGCTGATCGCCACCCCCATCTGGCTGGGGCACCCCTCCAGCGTCTGCCAGCGCGTCCTCGAACGGCTCAACATGGAATCGTCGGAAACCGACGACCAGGGCCGCCCGCTCGTCTACGGCAAGGTCGCCGCGGTGGCCGTCGTCGGCAACGAGGACGGCGCCCACAAGGTCAGCGCCGACGTGTTCCAGGGCCTGAACGACATCGGCTTCTCCCTGGCGCCCAACGCCGTCACCTACTGGGTCGGGGAAGCCCAGCACGGCACCGACTACAAGGACCTGGACGAGACCCCCGAAGAGGTCTCGGACACCACGCACAGCCTCGCCGTCAACGCCGTGCACCTCGCCAAGCTGCTCAACGACAGCCCCTACCCGGCCGGCTGACGGCATGCCCACCCTCCTCTCCGCCAAGGAGCCGGCCGGACTCACCGCGTGCGTCACGGGCGGCTCGCGCGGCCTGGGACTGCTGATCGCCGACCAGTTCGCCGCACGCGGCTGCGCCGTCACCCTCGCGGCACGCGACCGCGAGGAACTGGAACAGGCCCGGAGCAAGCTGCTCCGGCGCCATCCGCGGGCCGTCGTCGACATCGTGGTCTGCGACGTCAGGGACCAGGACGAGGTGCGGTCCCTGATGCGCGGCACGTACGAGCGGCGGGGCGGACTCGATGTCGTCATCGCCAACGCGGGCATCATCCAGGTCGCCCCCGTGGAGTCGATCGGCGCCGAGGAGTTCCAGAGCGCCATGGACACCATGTTCAAGGGAACCCTGCACGCTGCCCTGGAGGCTCTCCCGTATCTGCGGAAGAGCCCCCACGGCGGGCGGCTCGGCATCATCTCGTCCGTGGGCGGCCTGCTGGGCGTGCCCCATCTGCTGCCGTACGCCTGCGCCAAGGCGGCGGCGGGCGTCCTCGCCGAGGGGCTGCATGCCGAGGCGGCCGCGGACGGCGTGAGCGTGACGGCGGTCTACCCCGGCCTCATGAGGACGGGCTCGCATCTGCACGCGCAGTTCGGCGGCGACCGCACCGCCGAGTACTCCTGGTTCTCCGCGCTCGCCGGGGCACCGGTCGTCTCCATGAACGCGCAGCGCGCGGCCGCCCGGATCACCCGTGCCGTGCTGCGGCGACGGGTCAGGCTGGTGCTGACCCCCATGGCGCGGGCCGCGGACCTCGCGCACGGGGTGGCGCCGGGTCTGACCACGCGCGTCAGCTCGCTGGCGGCCAGGGCGCTGCCCAGCGGCACCGGCCGGCGCGAACCGCTGGCGGAGGGGAAGGACACCGCGCCGACGGCCCACCCCGTCGCGGCCCGGGTGCGGGCCTGGGGCAGTGCCATGAACGACAAGGTCACGCACTCCTACAACCAGCGTCACGGCTGAGCAACTCTCCGACCAGCGCAAATGTTTCACATGTGACGGTGTGGGCAGGTGCGGCAGCTGAGGCCGGACGCGGACGCACGCGTCCGGCACGCTCGTTCCGCGGTGCCGTCACCCTCCCGTGCCGCGCCCGGACGGAGCGCAGCACAGGAACGGACGGAGAGAACAACCGTGATACGTGGAGCCCGTACCCGCTCGACCGCCCGGGCGGCGACGCTCACCGCCGCGAGCGGCGCCTTGGTCATGGGCCTGGCCGCCCCGCAGGCAAGCGCCGCCTCCGACCCCACGGACAAGCGGCCGGTCTGGGCGATCGCGCACCGGGTGCTGACCGTCGACGGCGTCGACAAGGCACTCGACCACGGCGCCAACGCGATGGAGATCGACGCCACCGCCTGGAAGAAGGGCTGGTGGGCGGATCACGACGGGCTCCCCACGAGCTCCGGCGACACCATGTCGGACATGTTCGACCGAATCGCGCAGCAGCGCCGCACGGGCAAGAACATCGGGTTCGTCTGGCTGGACATCAAGAACCCCGACCACTGCGACAGCGGCGACACGAAGTGGCGGCACTGCTCGGTCGCCGCCCTGCGCGACCTGGCCCGCACCAAGCTGGAGAGCGCCGGGGTGCGCGTCCTGTACGGCTTCTACGGCACCGCGGGCGGGACCGGCTGGAAGGACGTCAGCCGCGGCCTCACCGACCTCGAAGGCGTGGACATCAGCGGCGACTCCGAGGACGTCCGGGGACAGTACGACGAGTTCGGCGGAGCGATCGCACACAACCAACGGGTCATGGACAAGGGCCTGTTCAACCTGAACCTGCCGACCGTCCTCGGAAAGGTGACCGAACAGGTCCGCCTCGGCTCGCAGGCGCGCGACCGCGGCGAACTCGCGCGCGTCTTCGGCTGGACAACGGCTGCCGCCGACGGGGCGGCCGCCAACCGCCTTCTGGAAGAGTCCGGCGGCAACGCCGACGGCCTGATCTACGGCCACCGGGCCTCCTGCTATCCCGACGGCGTCTCCGGCACCCGCGGCTGCGGCAAGGACGAGTCCGACGCGAAGCAGGCCCTCGCCCACATCCAGGAGTTCGTCCGGTCCCACGGCGAGACCCGCCGCATGGCCTCTACGGACGACGTCCCCTTCGGGAACTGAGGACGAGCACCTTCAGGAGTCCTGCGGGTACCAGCGCAGCTCCACCGTGTTGCCGTCGGGGTCCTTGACGTAGAGGGAGAGCGCGGTGCCCCGGGCGCCGAAGCGCTTGCCGGGACCGTCCACCACGGTGAACTGCCCGGAGTCGATGACCTCCTGCCAGTCGAGGGGCTCGACGACCAGGCAGATGTGGTCGACGTTGGAGCCCGCCGGTTCGCCGTCGGGCCCCTCGATGAGGTCGATGATCGTGGTGGGGCTCACCCGCACGGAGGGGAAGGGGACCTCGCCGGCCCGCCACTCGTCCACGCGTACCGGGTCGAGCCCCAGCGGGCCGGTGTAGAAGGCGAGGGAGCGCTCGATGTCGGCGACGTTCAGGACGAGGTGGTCGAAGGCGATGACGCGCATGGTTTTCTCCGTGGGCCGAGAGGGTTTCCGGACTGTCTTCCGGGCTGACTTCAGGATGTCCGACCGGTGATCCATCGGTCCAACGCATGTTTGTCATTCGATCCATCGTGAATCACGATGGATCGATGGACCTTCAGCAGATGCGGTACGTCGTCGCCGTGGCGGAGACCGCGAGCTTCACCCGCGCGGCGGAGAGATGCCACGTCGTCCAGTCCGCGCTCAGCCACCAGGTGGCGAAGCTGGAGAAGGAACTGGGCACCCGGCTGTTCGAGCGGACCAGCCGCAAGGTGTGGCTGACCAGGGCGGGCGAGGCGTTCCTGCCCGCCGCACGCCAGGCCCTGGAGGCGGCCGAGCGGGCCCGCGCCGAGGTGGCCGCGGCAACCGGTGAGGTCCGGGGCAAGCTGACCGTGGGGTCGATCCCCACCGTGGCGGCGGTCGATCTCCCCGCGGTGCTGCGGGACTACCGGGTGCGCTACCCGCAGGTGCGGATAACGCTGCGGGCGGGCTCCAGCGAGCGGCTCGTGGAGCAGGTGCGCGAGGGCGTCGTCGACGCGGCGTTCCTCGGCGTACAGCCAGGTTTCCGGCCCCAGGGGGTCCGCGACCGCGAACTGGCCCATGGGCAGCACGTCGCCGTGGTCGCGCCGGGCCACCCCCTGGCCGCGGAGGAGGAGGTCGACCTCCGCCGTCTCGCCGACGAGACGTTCGTCGACTTCGCCGAGGGCAGCGCCGCGCGCTCCCAGTCGGACGACGCGTTCGCGGCCGCCGGGGTGCCGCGCGAGGTCGCCTTCGAGGTGTCCGGCGTCGAGCTCATGTCCCGGATGGTCCGCCATGGCCTGGGCATCGCCCTGCTGCCCGCGCCGTTCGCGGCGGAACTGCACGGGGTGCGGTGCGTACCGATCACCGATGGGCCGGTGCGGGTGGAGCGCCTCGTGTGG from the Streptomyces venezuelae genome contains:
- a CDS encoding phospholipase; the protein is MIRGARTRSTARAATLTAASGALVMGLAAPQASAASDPTDKRPVWAIAHRVLTVDGVDKALDHGANAMEIDATAWKKGWWADHDGLPTSSGDTMSDMFDRIAQQRRTGKNIGFVWLDIKNPDHCDSGDTKWRHCSVAALRDLARTKLESAGVRVLYGFYGTAGGTGWKDVSRGLTDLEGVDISGDSEDVRGQYDEFGGAIAHNQRVMDKGLFNLNLPTVLGKVTEQVRLGSQARDRGELARVFGWTTAAADGAAANRLLEESGGNADGLIYGHRASCYPDGVSGTRGCGKDESDAKQALAHIQEFVRSHGETRRMASTDDVPFGN
- a CDS encoding VOC family protein; the protein is MRVIAFDHLVLNVADIERSLAFYTGPLGLDPVRVDEWRAGEVPFPSVRVSPTTIIDLIEGPDGEPAGSNVDHICLVVEPLDWQEVIDSGQFTVVDGPGKRFGARGTALSLYVKDPDGNTVELRWYPQDS
- a CDS encoding LysR family transcriptional regulator gives rise to the protein MDLQQMRYVVAVAETASFTRAAERCHVVQSALSHQVAKLEKELGTRLFERTSRKVWLTRAGEAFLPAARQALEAAERARAEVAAATGEVRGKLTVGSIPTVAAVDLPAVLRDYRVRYPQVRITLRAGSSERLVEQVREGVVDAAFLGVQPGFRPQGVRDRELAHGQHVAVVAPGHPLAAEEEVDLRRLADETFVDFAEGSAARSQSDDAFAAAGVPREVAFEVSGVELMSRMVRHGLGIALLPAPFAAELHGVRCVPITDGPVRVERLVWSRFAPSPPAAAFLALLDELP
- a CDS encoding SDR family NAD(P)-dependent oxidoreductase, whose translation is MPTLLSAKEPAGLTACVTGGSRGLGLLIADQFAARGCAVTLAARDREELEQARSKLLRRHPRAVVDIVVCDVRDQDEVRSLMRGTYERRGGLDVVIANAGIIQVAPVESIGAEEFQSAMDTMFKGTLHAALEALPYLRKSPHGGRLGIISSVGGLLGVPHLLPYACAKAAAGVLAEGLHAEAAADGVSVTAVYPGLMRTGSHLHAQFGGDRTAEYSWFSALAGAPVVSMNAQRAAARITRAVLRRRVRLVLTPMARAADLAHGVAPGLTTRVSSLAARALPSGTGRREPLAEGKDTAPTAHPVAARVRAWGSAMNDKVTHSYNQRHG
- a CDS encoding VOC family protein → MNSYETPADERVASGTVAGAPCWVSLTTRDLLAAQEFYHAVLGWDWRIGKLGDQYRFASVDGLPVAGVSVVEAMGHAAVAWTPFFATADANETVARSQERGGTTAVGPISFPPGRAALLADRDGAAFGVWEGQLINNWEQWRRAAPVFVELYTRNAFDAAIFYAEVLDWASEAGCCEVHYEDEKVVLRNQGDVVARIHSGAVESAPDPAIRPHWQVHFTVADVGACAEAAQAHGGMVLQGGAGSAEAVLSDPDGARFVVAEA
- a CDS encoding flavodoxin family protein, whose translation is MRALSLVCTLNSSPTPSSSQLLSDQVMRELEKLDVTTETVRVADHNVLPGMGIDLGEGDDWPTLREKVLQADILLIATPIWLGHPSSVCQRVLERLNMESSETDDQGRPLVYGKVAAVAVVGNEDGAHKVSADVFQGLNDIGFSLAPNAVTYWVGEAQHGTDYKDLDETPEEVSDTTHSLAVNAVHLAKLLNDSPYPAG
- a CDS encoding DUF6199 family natural product biosynthesis protein encodes the protein MNHDGVVQAASDAHPAVVPLLCLFLIMGLVQVVRPQLLWKVNRNLQRGWVKDPDATEPTAKGYAMERAIGVIFLAGVVWMLVTQV
- a CDS encoding helix-turn-helix domain-containing protein; translation: MPSSQQVSAWRPQVPGVVEVFHAHFTEHAYPMHVHDVWTLLIVDDGAVRYDLNRRERGTPGDTVSLLPPQVPHNGSPATAHGFRKRVVYLEAPVLDESLIGPAVDDPDITDPLLRRRIGQLHEALGRRGDELEAESRLAFVGERLRGHLRPRARVSGPEPGRGVAHSLRELLDARVPDGVTLEEAAREVRAHPTHLVRAFSAAFGIAPHQYLMARRVERARRLLLDGSPPAAVATEVGFYDQAHLNRHFKRIVGIPPGRYASATTKRAPSGSLRTASADPAPP